One stretch of Streptomyces peucetius DNA includes these proteins:
- a CDS encoding Zn-dependent alcohol dehydrogenase, translating to MVRAAVLPAVGAPLEITEISLPEPGPGQVRVRLAAAGVCHSDLSLSNGTMRVPVPAVLGHEGAGTVVSVGDGVTHVAPGDGVVLNWAPSCGSCHACAIGEVWLCADALTGAGRVHAAAADGTDLHPGLNVAAFAEETVVAANCVLPVPDGVPLADAALLGCAVLTGYGAVHHAARVREGESVAVFGVGGVGLATLQSARIAGAGPVIAVDVSPEKEELARRAGATEYVVASDTTARGIRALTGKRGADVAIECVGRAATIRAAWDSTRRGGRAVVVGIGGKDQQVTFNALELFHWGRTLSGCVYGNSDPAADLPVLADHIRAGRLDVSALVTERIALDGIPAAFENMLAGKGGRALVVF from the coding sequence GTGGTCCGTGCAGCCGTTCTGCCCGCCGTGGGCGCTCCCCTGGAGATCACGGAGATCTCCCTGCCGGAGCCCGGCCCCGGCCAGGTCCGGGTCAGGCTCGCCGCCGCCGGGGTGTGCCACTCCGACCTGTCTCTGTCCAACGGCACCATGCGGGTGCCCGTCCCCGCCGTCCTCGGCCACGAGGGCGCCGGCACGGTCGTCTCCGTCGGCGACGGCGTCACCCATGTCGCGCCCGGCGACGGCGTAGTCCTCAACTGGGCGCCCTCCTGCGGCAGCTGCCACGCCTGCGCGATCGGTGAGGTGTGGCTGTGCGCCGACGCACTGACCGGCGCGGGCCGGGTGCACGCCGCGGCGGCGGACGGGACCGATCTCCATCCGGGCCTGAACGTCGCCGCGTTCGCAGAGGAGACGGTCGTCGCGGCGAACTGCGTCCTGCCGGTCCCCGACGGCGTCCCCCTCGCCGACGCCGCCCTGCTCGGCTGCGCCGTCCTCACCGGCTACGGGGCCGTCCACCACGCCGCACGGGTGCGCGAGGGCGAGTCCGTCGCGGTCTTCGGCGTCGGCGGGGTCGGCCTCGCCACCCTCCAGTCGGCCCGGATCGCGGGCGCGGGCCCAGTCATCGCCGTCGACGTCTCCCCGGAGAAGGAGGAACTCGCCCGCCGGGCAGGCGCCACCGAGTACGTCGTCGCCTCCGACACCACGGCGAGGGGGATCCGTGCCCTGACCGGCAAGCGGGGCGCGGACGTGGCGATCGAGTGCGTCGGCCGCGCCGCGACGATCCGCGCCGCCTGGGACTCCACCCGCCGCGGCGGCCGCGCGGTGGTCGTCGGCATCGGCGGCAAGGATCAGCAGGTCACGTTCAACGCGCTGGAACTCTTCCACTGGGGCCGCACCCTGTCGGGCTGTGTGTACGGCAACTCCGACCCGGCCGCCGACCTTCCGGTGCTCGCGGACCACATCCGCGCGGGGCGGCTGGACGTGAGCGCGCTCGTGACGGAACGGATCGCGCTGGACGGCATCCCGGCGGCCTTCGAGAACATGCTCGCCGGGAAGGGCGGGCGGGCACTGGTCGTGTTCTGA
- a CDS encoding ABC transporter ATP-binding protein, producing MTRAIALHNVSKRYGRAPRAVDRFSLGVEPGEFLVLLGPSGCGKSTVLRMIAGLEDITEGELLLDGEYANDVPPRERDMAMVFQNFALYPSMTNRENIGFPLKLENPRADRNPRVEATARMLGIEDLLDRFPAQLSGGERQRVAMGRAISRRPSVFLMDEPLSNLDAKLRNHLRAEIARLTAELGVTTVYVTHDQAEAMSLGDRVAVMRGGVLQQVSTPRETYALPVNVFVAAFIGTPRINLLQAVVHAPLDGRMSIDLGRQRLPLPEPLSPDHQLLRIQQGRQIIVGLRSEAARVAPPSQARPGEVALTGIVEHTEYQGHETLVHFNTGSRPAVVAGLESPRPQVPVRRRRNAGPGVLTRLKDRAIAQVAGPVAVLDAPEPAPVHERQTADPSDIVVRTGPDLRLRTGAQVPLLVDLAHLYVFDHQGRRICPAPMDVPGLDA from the coding sequence ATGACTCGCGCCATCGCTCTGCACAACGTCAGCAAGAGATACGGCCGTGCTCCCCGCGCCGTCGACCGCTTCTCCCTCGGTGTCGAACCGGGGGAGTTCCTCGTTCTGCTGGGGCCGTCCGGCTGCGGCAAGTCGACGGTGCTGCGGATGATCGCCGGGCTGGAGGACATCACGGAGGGCGAGCTGCTGCTGGACGGCGAGTACGCCAACGACGTGCCGCCGCGGGAACGCGACATGGCCATGGTCTTCCAGAACTTCGCGCTCTACCCCAGCATGACCAACCGGGAGAACATCGGCTTCCCGCTGAAGCTGGAGAACCCCAGGGCCGACCGCAACCCCCGCGTCGAGGCCACCGCCAGGATGCTCGGCATCGAGGACCTGCTCGACCGCTTCCCCGCCCAGCTCTCCGGCGGAGAACGCCAGCGCGTGGCGATGGGCCGGGCCATCTCGAGGCGGCCCTCCGTCTTCCTGATGGACGAGCCGCTCTCCAACCTCGACGCCAAGCTGCGCAACCATCTGCGGGCGGAAATAGCGCGGCTCACCGCCGAGTTGGGCGTCACCACCGTCTACGTCACGCACGACCAGGCCGAGGCGATGTCACTGGGCGACCGGGTGGCGGTGATGCGCGGCGGAGTGCTCCAGCAGGTCAGCACCCCGCGCGAGACCTACGCCCTGCCGGTGAACGTCTTCGTCGCCGCGTTCATCGGCACGCCCCGGATCAACCTGCTGCAGGCCGTCGTCCACGCGCCGCTGGACGGCAGGATGTCCATCGACCTGGGCAGGCAGCGGCTGCCGCTGCCCGAGCCCCTGAGCCCCGACCACCAGCTGCTGCGCATCCAGCAGGGACGGCAGATCATCGTGGGCCTGCGGTCGGAGGCCGCCCGGGTGGCGCCGCCCAGCCAGGCCCGGCCGGGGGAGGTGGCGCTCACCGGGATCGTCGAACACACCGAGTACCAGGGGCACGAGACGCTGGTGCACTTCAACACCGGCTCCCGGCCGGCCGTGGTCGCCGGTCTGGAGTCGCCGCGTCCCCAGGTGCCCGTACGGCGGCGGAGGAACGCCGGCCCCGGAGTGCTGACCCGGCTGAAGGACCGTGCGATCGCCCAGGTCGCGGGGCCGGTCGCGGTCCTCGACGCACCGGAACCGGCCCCGGTCCACGAGCGGCAGACGGCCGACCCGAGCGACATCGTCGTCCGCACCGGCCCGGACCTCCGGCTGCGCACCGGCGCCCAGGTGCCCCTGCTCGTCGACCTCGCCCATCTCTATGTCTTCGACCACCAGGGACGCCGCATCTGCCCGGCGCCCATGGACGTGCCGGGTCTCGACGCCTGA
- a CDS encoding aldehyde dehydrogenase family protein, with protein MQAHDGMYIGGRWQPAAAPDTIAVVNPADEQVIAHVPAGTAADVDAAVRAARAAFPAWAATPPAERAQRLAALRDELVRRSEEIAETVTAELGAPPALARAVHAGLPVMVVGSYAELAGSYSFEEKLGNSTVLMEPVGVVGAITPWNYPLHQIVAKVAPALAAGCTVVLKPAEDTPLTAQLFAEAVDAAGVPAGVFNLVTGIGAVAGQALAEHEDVDLVSFTGSTAVGRQIGATAGGAIKRVALELGGKSANVILPSADLAKAVNVGVANVMSNSGQTCSAWTRMLVHRDQYDEAVALAAAAVAKYVPGDRVGPLVNAKQHERVRGYIAKGVAEGARLVAGGPDAPLETGYYVSPTVFADVTPDMTIAQEEIFGPVLSLMKYEDEDDALALANNTVYGLAGAVWAGDDAEAVAFARRMDTGQVDINGGRFNPLAPFGGYKQSGVGRELGPHGLAEYFQTKSLQF; from the coding sequence ATGCAGGCCCACGACGGCATGTACATCGGCGGCCGGTGGCAGCCGGCCGCGGCACCGGACACGATCGCGGTCGTCAACCCGGCGGACGAGCAGGTCATCGCCCATGTCCCGGCCGGCACGGCGGCGGACGTCGACGCCGCCGTACGCGCCGCCCGCGCCGCCTTCCCCGCCTGGGCGGCGACACCGCCCGCCGAGCGGGCGCAGCGTCTCGCGGCCCTCCGTGACGAGCTGGTCCGGCGGTCGGAGGAGATCGCGGAGACGGTCACCGCGGAGCTCGGCGCGCCGCCTGCCCTGGCCCGGGCGGTCCACGCGGGCCTGCCCGTCATGGTCGTCGGGTCCTACGCGGAACTTGCCGGCTCGTACTCCTTCGAGGAGAAGCTCGGCAACTCCACCGTGCTGATGGAGCCGGTCGGCGTCGTCGGCGCGATCACCCCCTGGAACTACCCCCTGCACCAAATCGTCGCCAAGGTGGCACCCGCGCTGGCAGCCGGCTGCACCGTCGTGCTCAAGCCCGCGGAGGACACCCCGCTGACCGCCCAGCTGTTCGCGGAGGCTGTCGACGCCGCGGGCGTCCCGGCCGGTGTGTTCAACCTCGTCACCGGGATCGGGGCGGTGGCCGGCCAGGCGCTCGCCGAGCACGAGGACGTCGACCTGGTGTCCTTCACGGGCTCCACCGCCGTCGGCCGGCAGATCGGCGCCACCGCGGGCGGCGCGATCAAGCGCGTCGCGCTCGAACTCGGCGGCAAGTCCGCCAACGTCATTCTGCCGAGCGCCGACCTCGCGAAGGCGGTGAACGTCGGTGTCGCCAACGTGATGTCCAACTCGGGCCAGACCTGCAGCGCCTGGACCCGGATGCTCGTGCACCGCGACCAGTACGACGAGGCCGTCGCCCTCGCCGCGGCCGCCGTCGCCAAGTACGTCCCCGGCGACCGGGTCGGCCCGCTCGTCAACGCCAAACAGCACGAACGGGTCCGCGGCTACATCGCCAAGGGCGTCGCGGAGGGCGCCCGGCTCGTCGCCGGCGGCCCCGACGCACCGCTGGAGACCGGCTACTACGTCAGCCCCACCGTCTTCGCCGACGTCACGCCCGACATGACGATCGCCCAGGAGGAGATCTTCGGGCCGGTCCTCTCCCTCATGAAGTACGAGGACGAGGACGACGCCCTCGCCCTCGCCAACAACACCGTCTACGGGCTCGCCGGCGCGGTGTGGGCGGGTGACGACGCCGAAGCCGTGGCCTTCGCCCGCCGGATGGACACCGGCCAGGTCGACATCAACGGCGGCCGCTTCAACCCGCTGGCGCCGTTCGGCGGCTACAAGCAGTCCGGCGTCGGCCGCGAACTCGGCCCGCACGGCCTTGCCGAGTACTTCCAGACCAAGTCCCTCCAGTTCTGA
- a CDS encoding class F sortase, whose amino-acid sequence MTATLVTGVVRGCEDPPPDASSVTVAADRPLAAGEPAAKTPVTGATADAEEAEHGSTAGRGGSNDIDLPPLTTRTAGTPPTPAVRTPAPEPAPAARKRTPDRGKGLALPPSPAKKLSVPAITIESPVMELGLDRHGRLTAPPVDNPRIVGWYRDGPSPGERGTSLLVGHRDTKTGPAIFLNLNALKPGDKVDVVRADRRTAVFTVDKVRTYKKDQFPDAEVYGHTGRPELRLLTCGGSFDEKTGYAANVVVFAHLTDVRRV is encoded by the coding sequence GTGACGGCCACCCTGGTCACCGGCGTCGTCCGGGGGTGCGAGGATCCGCCCCCGGACGCGTCGTCGGTCACCGTCGCGGCAGACAGACCGCTCGCGGCCGGAGAGCCGGCCGCGAAGACGCCCGTCACCGGGGCGACGGCCGACGCCGAGGAGGCGGAGCACGGCAGCACGGCGGGGCGCGGCGGCTCCAACGACATCGACCTGCCGCCGCTCACCACCCGCACAGCGGGCACCCCACCCACGCCGGCCGTCAGGACACCGGCCCCCGAGCCGGCCCCGGCGGCGCGGAAGAGGACACCGGACCGGGGGAAGGGGCTTGCCCTGCCGCCCTCGCCGGCGAAGAAACTGTCGGTTCCGGCCATCACCATCGAGTCGCCCGTGATGGAGCTCGGTCTCGACCGCCACGGCCGGCTCACGGCACCTCCGGTGGACAACCCGCGTATCGTCGGCTGGTACCGCGACGGTCCCTCGCCCGGCGAACGGGGCACGTCCTTGCTGGTCGGGCACCGCGACACCAAGACCGGCCCCGCCATCTTCCTCAACCTCAACGCACTGAAACCGGGCGACAAGGTCGACGTCGTACGCGCGGACCGGCGCACAGCCGTGTTCACCGTCGACAAGGTGCGCACCTACAAGAAGGACCAGTTCCCCGACGCCGAGGTGTACGGCCACACCGGCCGGCCCGAACTGCGGCTGCTGACCTGCGGCGGGAGCTTCGACGAGAAGACCGGCTACGCCGCCAACGTCGTCGTCTTCGCACACCTCACGGACGTCAGGCGCGTGTGA
- a CDS encoding DMT family transporter, whose amino-acid sequence MTHPARHAQWPALAAAAVTVVLWASAFVSIRSAGEAYSPGALALGRLLAGSLALGCVLLIRREGLPPRAAWPGIAVSGLLWFGVYMVVLNWGEQQVDAGTAAMVVNIGPVLIALLGARLLGEGLPPRLVAGMAVSFAGAVVVGLSMSGEGGASTLGVLLCLVAAVGYAGGVVAQKPALAHASALQVTAFGCLVGAVACLPFAGQLVRQAADAPVSATLNMVYLGVFPTALAFTTWAYALARTTAGRMGATTYAVPALVVLMSWLALDEVPGLLTLAGGALCLAGVAVSRSRGRGALRPGRVAEPVRERS is encoded by the coding sequence ATGACACACCCCGCCCGCCACGCCCAGTGGCCCGCCCTCGCCGCCGCAGCCGTCACCGTCGTCCTGTGGGCCTCCGCCTTCGTGTCCATCCGCAGCGCCGGGGAAGCCTACTCACCCGGCGCCCTCGCCCTCGGCCGACTGCTGGCGGGCTCACTGGCGCTGGGCTGCGTCCTGCTGATCCGGCGCGAGGGCCTGCCGCCGCGGGCCGCCTGGCCCGGGATCGCCGTGTCCGGACTGCTGTGGTTCGGCGTCTACATGGTGGTGCTCAACTGGGGCGAGCAGCAGGTCGACGCGGGCACGGCGGCGATGGTGGTGAACATCGGCCCGGTCCTCATCGCCCTCCTCGGCGCCCGGCTGCTCGGCGAGGGCCTGCCGCCCCGGCTGGTGGCGGGCATGGCCGTCTCGTTCGCCGGAGCGGTGGTCGTCGGCCTGTCGATGTCCGGGGAGGGCGGGGCCTCCACGCTGGGGGTACTGCTGTGCCTGGTGGCGGCGGTGGGATACGCGGGCGGCGTCGTGGCGCAGAAGCCGGCGCTCGCGCACGCGAGCGCCCTGCAGGTGACGGCGTTCGGCTGCCTGGTGGGAGCGGTGGCATGTCTGCCGTTCGCCGGACAGCTCGTCCGGCAGGCCGCCGACGCGCCGGTGTCGGCCACGCTCAACATGGTCTACCTGGGCGTGTTCCCGACCGCGCTGGCCTTCACGACGTGGGCGTACGCGCTAGCCCGTACGACGGCAGGCCGGATGGGCGCGACGACGTACGCCGTGCCCGCGCTGGTGGTGCTGATGTCGTGGCTCGCCCTGGACGAGGTACCCGGCCTGCTCACCCTCGCGGGCGGCGCGCTGTGCCTGGCGGGCGTGGCGGTGTCGCGGTCGCGCGGGCGTGGCGCTCTCCGTCCGGGGCGGGTGGCCGAGCCCGTGCGGGAACGCAGCTGA
- a CDS encoding MFS transporter, with protein sequence MDTPVPTATADTRRRRVATAAALASAVEWYDYFVFGIAAALVLGDLYFPAGSSSAGVLAAFATFAVGFLARPVGGVIAGQLGDRRGRKPMLVLALTLMGVATAGIGLLPTYETIGIAAPVLLVLLRIVQGLAVGAQWGGAMLMATEYAPEGKRGLYGSLVQLGVPIGVVTANTAFLAAGSLTSDSTFAAWGWRVPFFVGFLVLGLAWYIHTKVEETPEFREAERALAEQEKGESAARSPLRTILRNHLGTVFLAGGSFAVNTATFYIIITGVLDYATRELDMERGAVLAVSLCVSLTQLVLIPAAAALSDRIGRLRIYAAGAIGLLVWAVPMFLLIDTASLLWLGIGTFVTSCFLSIMYGPQAALFAELFTAEMRYTGASLGYQIAAVLGGGLAPFIMVLLLEATGTSMAVSAYIIGLAVIALVSIRILATRAAKASAAAAPEPAVPAAAPAE encoded by the coding sequence ATGGACACCCCCGTCCCCACCGCCACCGCCGACACCCGCCGGCGCCGCGTCGCCACCGCGGCCGCGCTCGCCTCGGCCGTCGAGTGGTACGACTACTTCGTCTTCGGCATCGCCGCCGCCCTCGTACTCGGCGACCTGTACTTCCCCGCCGGCAGCTCCTCCGCCGGCGTGCTGGCCGCCTTCGCCACCTTCGCGGTCGGCTTCCTCGCCCGCCCGGTCGGCGGCGTCATCGCCGGCCAGCTCGGCGACAGGCGTGGCCGCAAGCCGATGCTGGTCCTCGCGCTGACGCTGATGGGCGTCGCGACCGCCGGGATCGGCCTGCTCCCCACGTACGAGACGATCGGCATCGCCGCGCCGGTCCTGCTCGTCCTGCTCCGCATCGTGCAGGGCCTCGCCGTCGGCGCCCAGTGGGGCGGGGCGATGCTCATGGCCACCGAGTACGCCCCCGAGGGCAAGCGCGGTCTCTACGGCAGCCTCGTCCAGCTCGGCGTCCCCATCGGAGTCGTGACCGCCAACACCGCGTTCCTTGCCGCCGGTTCGCTCACCAGCGACAGCACCTTCGCCGCCTGGGGCTGGCGCGTCCCGTTCTTCGTCGGCTTCCTCGTTCTCGGTCTCGCCTGGTACATCCACACCAAGGTCGAGGAGACGCCGGAGTTCCGCGAGGCCGAACGCGCCCTCGCCGAGCAGGAGAAGGGCGAGAGCGCCGCCCGTTCGCCGCTGCGCACGATCCTGCGCAACCACCTCGGCACCGTCTTCCTCGCCGGCGGCTCGTTCGCCGTCAACACCGCCACGTTCTACATCATCATCACCGGAGTGCTGGACTACGCGACGCGCGAGCTCGACATGGAGCGCGGCGCCGTGCTGGCGGTCTCCCTGTGCGTGAGCCTCACACAACTGGTGCTGATTCCCGCGGCGGCGGCGCTCTCCGACCGCATCGGACGGCTGCGGATCTACGCCGCGGGCGCGATCGGACTGCTGGTCTGGGCGGTGCCGATGTTCCTGCTGATCGACACCGCCTCGCTGCTGTGGCTCGGCATCGGGACCTTCGTCACCAGCTGCTTCCTGAGCATCATGTACGGGCCTCAGGCCGCGCTGTTCGCCGAGCTGTTCACGGCGGAGATGCGCTACACCGGGGCGTCCCTCGGCTACCAGATCGCCGCCGTCCTCGGCGGCGGGCTGGCGCCGTTCATCATGGTCCTGCTGCTGGAGGCCACCGGCACGTCGATGGCCGTGTCCGCCTACATCATCGGGCTCGCCGTCATCGCCCTCGTCTCGATCAGGATCCTCGCCACGAGGGCGGCGAAGGCATCGGCGGCCGCCGCCCCCGAACCCGCCGTCCCGGCGGCGGCGCCCGCCGAGTGA